From Toxorhynchites rutilus septentrionalis strain SRP chromosome 2, ASM2978413v1, whole genome shotgun sequence, a single genomic window includes:
- the LOC129766289 gene encoding uncharacterized protein LOC129766289 — MQDITAAYSNTHGKPVQQVLLLTAQVIALDRYGNPHTCRALLDSGSQINFISESMLDRLRVPKEKTNILVNGVSNIKSKVQHKACVQVCSKYSNFKFNLDCLVTREVTGILPAYEIDVASWNIPSGTQLADSSFYKPGQIDLLIGMEWFDDLIKSDRVKLFKNSPTLIDSQLGWLIGGKVNSESVSGSIFQSHTVTLSTKQLSQQIHYFENLENVVTKQYVPIKTDECKAYSQSTFCPNSRKFNIMVSKLGKQPEVNRQYDKFREKYVLLEHCNEINLKPDASGILKWQHLMQNFKFEEKNDKQFGTCFMYNEDTLQVTHK; from the coding sequence ATGCAGGATATTACTGCTGCTTATTCCAACACGCATGGAAAACCAGTTCAGCAAGTGCTTCTGCTAACAGCACAAGTTATTGCTTTGGATAGATATGGAAATCCGCATACATGTCGAGCTCTCTTGGATAGTGGCTCGCAAATCAACTTCATCTCAGAGTCAATGCTTGATAGGCTACGAGTGCCGAAAGAAAAGACAAATATATTAGTCAACGGAGTTAGCAATATCAAATCCAAAGTACAACATAAGGCATGCGTTCAAGTATGCTCTAAATATAGCAACTTCAAATTCAATTTGGATTGCTTGGTTACTCGTGAAGTCACTGGTATTCTACCAGCTTACGAGATCGATGTAGCTTCGTGGAATATTCCGTCAGGAACACAATTGGCTGATTCTTCATTCTACAAACCTGGACAAATAGATTTACTGATCGGAATGGAGTGGTTCGATGATCTAATTAAATCCGATCGAGTAAAACTTTTCAAGAATTCGCCAACGTTAATTGACTCGCAATTGGGATGGCTAATTGGTGGAAAAGTTAATAGCGAATCTGTATCTGGTTCTATTTTTCAGTCACATACAGTAACATTATCAACAAAGCAATTAAGTCAACAGATTCATTATTTTGAGAATTTGGAAAACGTGGTCACTAAGCAATATGTGCCAATCAAGACTGATGAGTGCAAGGCTTACTCTCAGTCAACATTTTGTCCCAATTCAAGAAAGTTTAACATAATGGTGTCCAAGCTGGGCAAGCAGCCAGAAGTTAATCGACAGTATGATAAATTCAGGGAAAAGTATGTACTTTTGGAACACTGCAATGAGATAAATTTGAAACCAGATGCTAGTGGTATTTTAAAATGGCAACATTTGATGCAAAACTTCAaattcgaagagaagaatgataAACAGTTTGGAACTTGTTTTATGTATAATGAGGATACGCTACAAGTGACACACAAGTAA